The following is a genomic window from Parasegetibacter sp. NRK P23.
TTCATGATCATGGAAACAGTGGATGATTTTTGTTTTGAAAAGAAAGCTTTAATGGATGCCGCGAATCCTAAAGTGATGGAGTGGGAGCGTTTGATGTCGCGTTTCCAGCGCCCTTTGCCCTGGGCCAAAGAAGGAGAGAAATGGCTTGTCATGAACAGGATTTACGCGTTGGAACCGGCACTCGAAGAAGTTGTAGGTTAAGAAACTTATTTTGTCGGCTACACGAAGCCGTTATCTCAGTAACGCATTTCAATTGATCTGCTGATACCCGTTAACCCTCAGCGGATTGTAGGAATAGACCCATATTTAAAACCAGCGCAGCGGAGCCTATCCGGGCGCGTAAAACCAAAGTCTAACGTATGCTTCGATTGAAACACCGTTGGGGCCACTTCGTCCCCATTGGGAAAGCCATTCCCATTCTTTTCTGCATGTTTCTTCTTTTTTGTCAGGCTATCAGGGCGCAATCACCCGCTAAATTCAGCGGTGTGGTAACCGACAGTGCGTCGGGTGAGAAATTGCCCCATGTAACCATTGTCATCAAAGGGAGCCTGCAGGGTGGAAGTTCAGATGACAACGGCAATTTTGAACTCGATGTATCAGGAGATCGTGTCACGCTCGAATTCTCCCGTGTAGGTTACCTCAACAAAGTGCAGGTGCTGGAAAAAGGCAAACCCGCCATTATTCAGATGGTTGCGCTCGGCAATGAAATGGAAGATGTGGCCGTGGTCGCTTTCGGCAGACAGAAAAAATCAAGTATGGTGAGCGCCATTACCACGATTGATCCAAGCGACCTGAAAGTGCCGTCGAGTAACCTGACCACCGCGTTGGCCGGCAGGCTGGCCGGTGTAATCGCTTACCAACGCACAGGTGAACCAGGGCAGGACAACGCTTCCTTCTTCATACGCGGCGTTACTACATTCGGCTATAAAAAAGATCCGCTGATCATGATGGATGGGGTAGAAGTAACTCCAACCGACCTGGCAAGGATGCAGCCCGATGATATCGCCAGCTTCTCCATCATGCGCGACGCCACCGCCACCGCATTATATGGTGCACGGGGCGCCAATGGCGTGATACTCGTTACCACCAAGTCTGGTAAAGAAGGACCCGCACGCGTATCCATCCGTTTCGAAAACTCCACTTCTTCCAATACGAAAGACGTGGAACTCGCCGATCCGGTAACCTATATGCAACTCGAAAATGAAGCGGTGCTTACCCGGAATCGCCTGGGTGTATTGCCATATTCTCAGAATAAGATCGACAATACCATCGCCGGAACCGATCCTTATGTATACCCCGCCAACGACTGGATGGCTCAACTCATCAAACGGCAGACCAATAACCAGCGCCTTAACTTCAACGCCAGCGGCGGAGGAAAAGTGGCCCGGTATTATATAGCCGGATCCTTCAACCAGGACAACGGTATCCTGAAAGTGGAGAAGATGAACAATTTCAACAACAACATCAAGTTGAAAACCTACCAGCTCCGGTCGAACGTGAACATCAACATGACGAAGACCACCGAGGTGATCGTAAGGCTTACGGGCACTTTCGATGATTACCGTGGCCCGATAGATGGCGGAGCCGGCGTGTACAGTAAAATTATGCGTTCCAACCCGGTGTTGTTCCCGGCTTATTTCCCATCGGAAATCATGCCCCGGGTAAACCATCCGTTGTTCGGTAACGCCGACGGTTCCCTGCTGATCAATCCTTATGCCGATCTGGTTCGCGGGTACAAGGATTACGCGCGTTCTACCATGAACGCCCAGGCTGAACTGAAACAGGACCTCGGCTTCGTTATAAAAGGACTGTCCGCAAGAGCGTTGTTCAATACTTCAAGGTATTCCTATTTCGATGTAAGCCGCGCGTACAACCCATTCTTCTATTCCGTTTCCTATTACGACAGGCAGAAGGATTTGTATACGCTCAAATTGCTGAACGAAAACAGTGCTACGGAATACCTCAATTATTCTGAAGGACCGAAAGAAATCAATACCACCGCTTATCTTGAATCCGCGCTGAACTACAATACAAAGTTTGGCAACCACGATGTTTCCGGGCTGCTCGTGTACATGAAGCGCCACCAGTTGTTCGCGAACCAGGGTACACTGCAACAGTCTTTGCCCTACCGTAACCAGGGGGTATCCGGCCGTTTCACCTATGGGTACGATAACCGTTACCTCGCGGAGTTTAACTTCGGCTACAACGGATCGGAGCGTTTCTATAAAACGGAACGGTATGGTTTCTTCCCCGCGGCGGGTGTGGGGTATTTCATCTCCAACGAAAAGTTCTGGGAACCATTGCTGAACACCATCTCCAGGTTGAAATTCAAAGCTACTTATGGATTGGTGGGGAACGACGCGATCGGCAGCGCTTCAGACAGGTTCTTTTACCTCTCGGAAGTAAACATGAATGATGCCGCGGTGGGCGCTACTTTCGGCGAGAACTTCGGCTATTACAGAAACGGTATTACCGTAAACAGGTACAACAACGAAGACATTACCTGGGAACGCGCCAAATCGCTCACGCTTGGGATGGAAATGGGGCTTTTCAATAATTTCAATGTTGACATCAGCTACTTTGTACAGAACAGGGATAACATCCTGATGAACCGTGCTTTTATTCCAGCCACCATGGGACTTTCCGCAGGCATCAGCGCCAACCTAGGCGAAGCCCGATCCAATGGGGTGGAAGTACAGGCTACCTATAACAGGAACTTCGCCTCTGGCGTGTGGCTCCAGGCAAACGGCAACTTCACCTTCGCGAAAAGTAAATTCACCAAATACGAAGAACCCGCGTACAACGAGCCCTACAAATACCGTATCGGAAGATCCATTAACCAGATCTATGGTTTTGTCGCGGAACGCCTGTTCGTGGACGAACATGAAGTGGCCAACGCGCCACGACAAAACTACGGCGAATACATGGCGGGTGATCTCAAATACAGGGACGTGAATGGCGACGGCGAGATCACCGACCTGGACATCGTTCCCATCGGTTACCCCACGGTACCTGAAATTATCTACGGTTTCGGTTTTTCTACCGGATACAAGAGCTTCGATGTGTCCATGTTCTTCCAGGGATCGGCAAGGTCCTCTTTCTGGATCGATCCTACAGCTACCTCACCTTTTTACAACCAGCAGGCATTGCTGAAAGCTTATGCCGATGACCACTGGTCGGAAGATAACAACGACCTGTATGCGCTTTGGCCCAGGCTCAGTACCAACGTGGTCAGCAACAACGCGCAGTGGAACACCTGGTTCATGCGCAACGGTGCTTTCCTTCGCCTGAAGAATGTGGAACTGGGCTATTCCCTGCCGAAGAAAATCGCTTCCAGGGCTTACCTCAACACCGCGCGCTTTTACGTGAGTGGCACGAACCTGCTTAATTTCAGCGCCTTCAAACTCTGGGATATTGAAATGGGTGGCAATGGCCTCGGATATCCCATTCAGAAAGTGTTTAACATAGGCGTATTACTCGGATTCTAAAAACAAAGTCATGAAAAGAACGATCATAGCTATACTATTCCTATCGGCTTGTTTCAGTTCGTGCAAAGGATACCTGGATATCGTTCCGGACAATATTGCAACGATCGACAACGCTTTCGCGAACCGGAACGAAGCGGAGAAATATCTCTTTACCTGCTATTCTTTCCTGCCGCAGGAAAACAATGTTTACGAAAACCCCGCGCTCCTGGGCGGAGACGAAATGTGGACCTACTGGCCCATCACTACGTTGAGCCGGTTGCCTTTCGAACCGCAGGATATGGCACGCGGCAACCAGGGGAAAGTGTACCCCAAATTCAATTACTGGGATGGACTTGTGTACGGTAAACCACTGTTCAGGGCCATCCGCGATTGTAATATCTTCCTGGATAACGTGGACAAAGTAGTGGACCTTGATCCTTCCATGAAAGCCCGGTGGATCGCCGAGGTGAAGTTCCTGAAAGCATACTATCATTTCTACCTGCTGAGAATGTATGGTCCGGTACCATTGATCCGTACCAATCTCGCGATCGACGCCACTACCGAAGAGGTGCGCGT
Proteins encoded in this region:
- a CDS encoding L-rhamnose mutarotase; amino-acid sequence: MKRYCLALDLKEDKELIESYREWHKAENAWPEIQQSIRDAGVLQMEIYCIGNRLFMIMETVDDFCFEKKALMDAANPKVMEWERLMSRFQRPLPWAKEGEKWLVMNRIYALEPALEEVVG
- a CDS encoding TonB-dependent receptor, translating into MLRLKHRWGHFVPIGKAIPILFCMFLLFCQAIRAQSPAKFSGVVTDSASGEKLPHVTIVIKGSLQGGSSDDNGNFELDVSGDRVTLEFSRVGYLNKVQVLEKGKPAIIQMVALGNEMEDVAVVAFGRQKKSSMVSAITTIDPSDLKVPSSNLTTALAGRLAGVIAYQRTGEPGQDNASFFIRGVTTFGYKKDPLIMMDGVEVTPTDLARMQPDDIASFSIMRDATATALYGARGANGVILVTTKSGKEGPARVSIRFENSTSSNTKDVELADPVTYMQLENEAVLTRNRLGVLPYSQNKIDNTIAGTDPYVYPANDWMAQLIKRQTNNQRLNFNASGGGKVARYYIAGSFNQDNGILKVEKMNNFNNNIKLKTYQLRSNVNINMTKTTEVIVRLTGTFDDYRGPIDGGAGVYSKIMRSNPVLFPAYFPSEIMPRVNHPLFGNADGSLLINPYADLVRGYKDYARSTMNAQAELKQDLGFVIKGLSARALFNTSRYSYFDVSRAYNPFFYSVSYYDRQKDLYTLKLLNENSATEYLNYSEGPKEINTTAYLESALNYNTKFGNHDVSGLLVYMKRHQLFANQGTLQQSLPYRNQGVSGRFTYGYDNRYLAEFNFGYNGSERFYKTERYGFFPAAGVGYFISNEKFWEPLLNTISRLKFKATYGLVGNDAIGSASDRFFYLSEVNMNDAAVGATFGENFGYYRNGITVNRYNNEDITWERAKSLTLGMEMGLFNNFNVDISYFVQNRDNILMNRAFIPATMGLSAGISANLGEARSNGVEVQATYNRNFASGVWLQANGNFTFAKSKFTKYEEPAYNEPYKYRIGRSINQIYGFVAERLFVDEHEVANAPRQNYGEYMAGDLKYRDVNGDGEITDLDIVPIGYPTVPEIIYGFGFSTGYKSFDVSMFFQGSARSSFWIDPTATSPFYNQQALLKAYADDHWSEDNNDLYALWPRLSTNVVSNNAQWNTWFMRNGAFLRLKNVELGYSLPKKIASRAYLNTARFYVSGTNLLNFSAFKLWDIEMGGNGLGYPIQKVFNIGVLLGF